From a region of the Panicum virgatum strain AP13 chromosome 2K, P.virgatum_v5, whole genome shotgun sequence genome:
- the LOC120673600 gene encoding guanine nucleotide-binding protein G(s) subunit alpha isoforms XLas-like translates to MGAPGAPYPLRRERAVPLCRGVVWPIAKRARSDSSRSAVTSRSLMIAPCKTLAKQKGAPATAPLAGLVETRVRSLGSVANLDAVPRDDPVNQERTPFPPPASAGLGETKDGSPEPAAGRETSSAARTMDAERAAPPPPNDVNELDSPEDRDAEAFAETLTSNADVVLPDTEVRSAEEGTGSAEEERGPAAEETVALGSGETPVDPGAGRAPEASVDDPDSALARNPLPSRDDIASSPDPKAASLVTSEVAAQLPGVTPSPAPVSTEPSPSVAPTSVATMTVATRAGAGFERSGDAGAAAGGGWTSLGSVEALGLLASNYGGSNAELAAAMQNFEWRDLEFGRLRRWERTSSQ, encoded by the exons ATGGGGGCACCGGGGGCTCCTTATCCGCTGCGGCGCGAGCGGGCGGTTCCCCTCTGTCGCGGGGTCGTGTGGCCAATCGCAAAGCGGGCTCGCTCCGACTCTTCCCG GTCGGCCGTCACCTCCCGCTCACTGATGATCGCCCCCTGCAAGACCCTAGCCAAGCAGAAGGGGGCGCCCGCGACCGCTCCTTTGGCGGGGCTGGTCGAGACAAGAGTTCGCTCCCTCGGGTCCGTCGCCAATCTGGACGCCGTGCCGCGGGATGACCCTGTCAACCAGGAGCGAACTCCTTTTCCGCCTCCTGCAAGTGCAGGACTCGGGGAGACAAAGGACGGCTCTCCCGAGCCTGCGGCCGGGCGGGAGACATCCTCTGCGGCCAGAACCATGGACGCAGAgcgcgccgcgcccccgcctccCAACGATGTTAACGAGCTTGACTCGCCTGAGGACCGGGATGCCGAGGCATTCGCAGAGACCCTGACCTCCAACGCGGACGTCGTGCTCCCAGACACAGAGGTGAGGTCAGCCGAAGAGGGGACAGGGTCGGCTGAAGAGGAGAGAGGCCCCGCCGCTGAGGAGACCGTGGCGCTGGGTTCCGGCGAGACCCCAGTCGATCCTGGGGCCGGCCGTGCTCCAGAGGCTAGTGTCGATGATCCGGACTCCGCTCTAGCAAGGAACCCTCTACCTTCCCGGGACGACATCGCCTCGTCGCCCGACCCCAAGGCGGCCTCCTTGGTCACGAGTGAGGTTGCCGCGCAGCTTCCAGGTGTCACGCCGAGCCCCGCTCCCGTGTCGACCGAGCCGTCACCTAGCGTTGCGCCAACCTCAGTTGCTACAATGACGGTGGCAACCAGGGCTGGTGCAGGGTTCGAGCGTTCCGGTGATgcaggcgcggcggccggaggcggaTGGACTAGTTTGGGCAGCGTAGAGGCCCTCGGCCTTCTTGCGTCCAACTATGGAGGCTCAAATGCGGAACTTGCCGCTGCCATGCAGAACTTCGAATGGAGAGACCTCGAGTTCGGGCGGCTCCGCAGGTGGGAGCGAACATCATCACAGTGA
- the LOC120696004 gene encoding uncharacterized protein LOC120696004 has product MTETPGTWSWGASDKEKKRFACYFRALQQLREAGLNRCSVVSAYHKRRIAPLMARTLPLYRMVEGTDLSGTVMSSEGIDKAEVLRPLKETFDPPVAYPDPQPPTMLPDEGALALDRSDFYSSAASLPEDAVSHERNCLATEANLAE; this is encoded by the exons ATGACGGAGACCCCTGGCACTTGGTCGTGGGGGGCGTCGgacaaggagaagaagaggttTGCGTGTTATTTCCGGGCGCTCCAGCAGCTGCGGGAGGCCGGACTCAACAGGTGCAGCGTCGTCTCCGCGTACCACAAGCGGAGAATTGCGCCTCTCATGGCGCGGACTCTTCCACTGTACCGCATGGTCGAGGGCACCGATCTCTCCGGGACCGTGATGTCATCGGAGGGGATTGACAAGGCGGAGGTACTGCGACCGTTGAAGGAGACATTTGATCCTCCGGTGGCGTATCCCGACCCCCAGCCGCCGACGATGCTTCCCGATGAGGGGGCTCTCGCGCTT GACAGGAGCGACTTCTATTCATCTGCTGCGTCGTTGCCAGAAGACGCCGTTAGCCATGAGAGGAACTGCCTCGCCACCGAGGCGAACTTGGCGGagtag
- the LOC120673592 gene encoding uncharacterized protein LOC120673592 — protein MCDSWTGLTRMSVINFLIYCNGVMWFHKSIDATGRIQNAAYLFKEIRKVVEEIGPENVVHVVTDNGSNYKKACNELLSDLREATGNDSISDWARQNIGDTHLGKRKLHKGPKKGDSKRRKGKGTAKPVSSDTETDDGEGERSPPYQESEDSSSADDGDDGDGAQPNAGGGGSGADDAAGGSGHARGVCFTGIYCTYKYTYISDY, from the exons atgtgtgattcatggactggtctgacgaggatgagtgtcatcaactttttgatatattgcaatggggtcatgTGGTTCCATAAGTCTATTGATGCGACTGGAAGAATTCAAAATGCTGCATATTTGTTCAAG gagattcgaaaggtggtggaagagattggaccggagaatgtcgtgcacgtagtcaccgacaacggctcgaATTACAAAAAAGCATGCAATGAACTACTAAGTG atctacgtgaggctacggggaatgattccatcagcgattgggcacgtcaaaatataggtgacactcacctagggaagagaaaGTTGCACAAGGGGCCTAAGAAGGGTGACTCGAAGCgtcgaaaaggcaaaggaacagcaaaaccagtgagcagcgacaccgagactgatgatggcgaaggtgagcgtagtcctccgtatcaggagtccgaggatagcagctcggccgatgatggtgatgatggtgacggtGCTCAGCCTAATGCTGGTGGTGGAGGTAGTGGTGCTGATGAtgctgctggtggtagtggtCATGCTCGTGGTGTTTGTTTCACAGGTATATATTGCACATATAAATACACATATATTTCTGactattga